From Kineosporia succinea, the proteins below share one genomic window:
- a CDS encoding sensor histidine kinase, whose protein sequence is MWGDRGLRRIPLLRFDEAGLIDRARVWLLELMHVLLWAPGLCFLILLLVGWPTATVGVGFLLLWAAVPVTGQLGRLHRHLAGSALKQPVEIRDYKRSDVTGLAAVWAHPFLWLQDPRRWLDLAFIAFATTGGFVMSVVAVALPGLAITHLVLTLVFHSGWWLLPIPLDLVLFWILAPLLSKVRAITTLAMYGSSLTAQLERRVAAVSESRAESIDHSAAEIRRIERDLHDGAQARIVSLGMNIGLAEQLLRRDPEAAAALLAEARQATTDALEDIRGVVRSIHPPVLADRGLAGAVEALAVQISLPVTTSSALGGRIPAPIETAVYFAVAEALANVVKHSSASRAWVVLQLSGGLLRAEIGDDGTGGASLGSGSGLAGVARRLRAFDGTLIIDSPVGGPTRIVVEVPCAS, encoded by the coding sequence ATGTGGGGCGACCGCGGCCTGCGCCGGATACCGCTGCTGCGGTTCGACGAGGCCGGGCTGATCGACCGAGCCCGGGTCTGGCTGCTCGAGCTCATGCACGTGCTGCTCTGGGCGCCCGGTCTGTGCTTCCTGATCCTGCTCCTCGTCGGCTGGCCCACCGCGACCGTGGGCGTGGGGTTCCTGCTGCTGTGGGCGGCCGTGCCGGTGACCGGCCAGCTCGGCCGCCTGCACCGCCATCTGGCCGGGAGCGCGCTGAAGCAGCCGGTCGAGATCCGTGACTACAAGCGCTCGGACGTCACGGGTCTGGCCGCGGTGTGGGCGCATCCGTTCCTCTGGCTGCAAGACCCGCGGCGCTGGCTCGACCTGGCCTTCATCGCGTTCGCGACCACCGGCGGGTTCGTGATGTCGGTGGTCGCGGTGGCCCTTCCGGGTCTCGCGATCACCCATCTCGTGCTCACACTGGTGTTCCACAGCGGGTGGTGGCTGCTGCCGATCCCGCTCGACCTGGTGCTCTTCTGGATCCTCGCGCCGTTGCTGTCGAAGGTGCGGGCGATCACCACGCTGGCCATGTACGGCAGTTCGCTCACCGCCCAGCTGGAGCGCCGGGTGGCGGCGGTGTCGGAGTCGAGGGCCGAGAGCATCGATCACTCGGCCGCCGAGATCCGCCGGATCGAGCGCGACCTGCACGACGGGGCACAGGCCCGGATCGTGTCGCTGGGCATGAACATCGGCCTGGCGGAACAGCTTCTGCGGCGCGATCCGGAGGCCGCGGCCGCGTTGCTGGCCGAGGCCCGGCAGGCCACCACCGACGCGCTCGAGGACATTCGCGGGGTGGTGCGCAGCATCCATCCGCCGGTGCTGGCCGACCGGGGGCTGGCAGGGGCGGTCGAGGCGCTGGCGGTGCAGATCTCGCTGCCGGTCACCACGTCCTCGGCGCTGGGTGGGCGGATCCCGGCGCCGATCGAGACCGCGGTGTACTTCGCCGTGGCCGAGGCCCTGGCGAACGTGGTGAAACATTCGTCGGCGTCGCGCGCCTGGGTGGTGCTGCAGCTCTCCGGCGGGTTGTTGCGAGCCGAGATCGGGGACGACGGGACCGGCGGAGCGTCGCTGGGTTCCGGTTCCGGTCTGGCGGGGGTGGCGCGCCGGCTGCGCGCGTTCGACGGCACACTGATCATCGACAGCCCCGTCGGAGGGCCGACCCGGATCGTCGTGGAGGTGCCGTGCGCGTCGTGA
- a CDS encoding NADPH-dependent FMN reductase, whose product MTKPLLQIVVASTRPGRVGLPVAQWFQKVADKHAGFAVELVDLAAVDLPLMNEPNHPRLRQYVHEHTRRWSAQVDRADAFVFVMPEYNHGYTAPLKNAIDYLSQEWANKPVGLVSYGGVSAGTRAVTTLDPVLNAVKLRPAGANVHIPLVTQFLTEERTIAPNDVMSAAAQALMVELEVLAHTLKPLRKKS is encoded by the coding sequence GTGACCAAACCCCTGCTCCAGATCGTCGTCGCCAGCACCCGTCCCGGCCGCGTCGGGCTCCCGGTCGCGCAGTGGTTCCAGAAGGTGGCCGACAAGCACGCGGGTTTCGCGGTCGAGTTGGTCGACCTGGCCGCGGTCGACCTGCCGCTGATGAACGAGCCGAACCACCCGCGCCTGCGTCAGTACGTGCACGAGCACACCCGGCGCTGGAGCGCCCAGGTGGATCGGGCCGACGCGTTCGTGTTCGTGATGCCGGAGTACAACCACGGTTACACCGCCCCGCTGAAGAACGCGATCGACTATCTGTCGCAGGAGTGGGCGAACAAGCCGGTCGGTCTCGTCAGCTACGGCGGCGTCTCGGCCGGCACCCGGGCGGTCACCACGCTCGACCCGGTGCTGAACGCGGTGAAACTGCGCCCGGCCGGCGCCAATGTGCACATCCCGCTGGTGACGCAGTTCCTCACCGAGGAACGCACGATCGCGCCCAACGACGTGATGAGCGCCGCCGCCCAGGCCCTGATGGTCGAGCTCGAAGTGCTCGCCCACACTCTCAAACCGCTTCGGAAGAAGTCCTAG
- a CDS encoding 1-acyl-sn-glycerol-3-phosphate acyltransferase, giving the protein MLAVSLFAVVTSPVTLLLAAVAGLVIPGQGSRPVRVTVLVIGYLAAEGVALFALAGLWVAAGFGRRVREPKHERRHYVCVQTMLRWIFWMVNHVLHVRVRVEGPVPEAYRDRPLIVFSRHAGPGDSFLLVHALMDWYDREPRIVLKDTLQWDPAIDIVLNRLPTRFIRSGAPGRATVDEAGRPDAETQIGELARRLDHNDALVLFPEGGNFTARRRARAIARLRRRGLMAEAAKAEAMRHVLPPRPGGVLSVLENAPEADVVWVAHTGTDHLLTVADVWGALPTNLDVRMRWWQVPAGSVPEGRDERIAWLFEWWREIDDWITVNRVAEGQREVA; this is encoded by the coding sequence ATGCTCGCCGTGAGCCTGTTCGCGGTCGTCACCTCACCGGTCACCCTGCTGCTGGCCGCGGTCGCCGGGCTGGTGATCCCCGGGCAGGGCAGCCGTCCGGTGCGGGTCACGGTGCTGGTGATCGGCTACCTGGCGGCCGAGGGAGTGGCGCTGTTCGCGCTGGCCGGGCTGTGGGTGGCGGCCGGGTTCGGCCGCCGGGTGCGCGAGCCGAAGCACGAGCGGCGGCACTACGTCTGCGTCCAGACGATGCTTCGGTGGATCTTCTGGATGGTCAACCACGTGCTGCACGTGCGGGTTCGCGTCGAGGGGCCGGTGCCGGAGGCCTACCGCGACCGGCCACTGATCGTGTTCAGCCGCCACGCCGGTCCGGGTGACTCGTTCCTGCTCGTGCACGCCCTGATGGACTGGTACGACCGTGAACCCCGCATCGTTCTCAAAGACACCCTTCAGTGGGATCCGGCGATCGACATCGTGCTGAACCGCCTGCCCACGCGCTTCATCCGGTCCGGAGCCCCGGGCCGGGCCACGGTCGACGAGGCGGGCCGGCCCGACGCCGAGACCCAGATCGGCGAACTGGCCCGGCGGCTCGACCACAACGACGCGCTCGTCCTCTTCCCGGAGGGCGGCAACTTCACCGCCCGGCGGCGCGCCCGGGCGATCGCCCGGCTGCGGCGGCGCGGGCTGATGGCCGAGGCGGCGAAGGCCGAGGCGATGCGGCACGTGCTCCCGCCGCGCCCGGGCGGGGTGCTCTCGGTGCTGGAGAACGCGCCCGAGGCCGACGTGGTCTGGGTGGCCCACACCGGCACCGACCACCTGCTCACGGTGGCCGACGTGTGGGGTGCCCTGCCCACGAATCTCGATGTCAGGATGCGGTGGTGGCAGGTCCCGGCGGGCAGCGTGCCGGAGGGGCGCGACGAGCGCATCGCCTGGCTGTTCGAGTGGTGGCGCGAGATCGACGACTGGATCACGGTGAACCGGGTGGCGGAGGGCCAGCGCGAGGTCGCCTGA
- a CDS encoding EamA family transporter, which translates to MAVGAIVSVQLGLAVAVPLLDDVGAVTTAWLRLVWAGLLFAVLVRPSGMTRPALLGAVLLGVVTAGMTMLFMASLQYLPLGTASSLEFLGPLGVAVFRGRGRARLLPVPALAGVLLLTEPWTGQVHPGGVALALCAAVCWAGYILLTQRIGDEVAGLGGLAVSMPVAGLVATAVALPGLTGLTGGGAHHLDAGLLVHGLFLALLVPVLPFTLELLALRRLTTAAFGTLMSLEPAVATVIGLLVLGQVPGVFAVLGVACVVVAGIGAERTGAREVSPV; encoded by the coding sequence ATGGCGGTCGGCGCCATCGTCAGCGTGCAGCTCGGCCTGGCCGTCGCTGTCCCCCTGCTCGACGACGTCGGCGCGGTGACCACCGCCTGGCTGCGCCTGGTCTGGGCCGGTCTGCTCTTCGCGGTGCTGGTGCGGCCGTCCGGGATGACCCGCCCGGCACTGCTCGGGGCCGTGCTGCTCGGGGTCGTGACCGCGGGGATGACGATGCTGTTCATGGCCTCGCTGCAGTACCTGCCGCTGGGAACGGCCAGTTCGCTGGAGTTCCTCGGGCCGCTCGGGGTGGCGGTGTTCCGCGGCCGGGGCCGGGCCCGTCTGCTGCCGGTGCCCGCACTGGCCGGGGTGCTGCTGCTGACCGAGCCGTGGACCGGGCAGGTGCATCCGGGCGGGGTCGCGCTCGCCCTCTGCGCGGCGGTGTGCTGGGCGGGTTACATCCTTCTCACCCAGAGAATCGGGGACGAGGTGGCCGGGCTGGGTGGGCTGGCGGTCTCGATGCCCGTGGCCGGGCTGGTGGCCACGGCGGTCGCGCTGCCCGGGCTGACCGGGCTGACCGGGGGTGGGGCTCACCACCTCGACGCGGGTCTGCTCGTGCACGGCCTGTTCCTGGCGTTGCTCGTGCCGGTGCTGCCGTTCACGCTGGAGCTGCTGGCGCTGCGGCGGCTGACCACGGCGGCCTTCGGCACGCTGATGAGCCTGGAGCCGGCCGTGGCCACGGTGATCGGGCTGCTGGTGCTGGGGCAGGTGCCGGGGGTGTTCGCGGTGCTCGGGGTGGCGTGCGTGGTGGTGGCCGGGATCGGGGCGGAACGCACCGGGGCGCGGGAGGTCTCGCCGGTCTGA
- a CDS encoding PIN domain-containing protein produces MNVGWLLDSSAIGLAHRKEVAARLRPMLRAGVLYTCPVLDLEALATAGTPAAYRSMRADRQQVYRSVPFGPAVGERALGLQSRLGRAEGGGVRPRDLLVAATALEHDLVVLHHHPAFGVIAGVSELDHRPVADLNTLE; encoded by the coding sequence ATGAACGTGGGCTGGCTGCTCGACAGCAGTGCGATCGGGCTGGCGCACCGCAAGGAGGTGGCGGCCCGGCTGCGGCCGATGCTGCGGGCCGGGGTGCTCTACACCTGTCCGGTGCTCGACTTGGAGGCGCTGGCCACGGCCGGCACCCCTGCGGCCTACCGGTCGATGCGGGCCGACCGGCAGCAGGTCTACCGCTCGGTGCCGTTCGGCCCGGCGGTGGGTGAGCGGGCGCTGGGGCTGCAGTCCCGGCTGGGGCGGGCAGAAGGGGGCGGCGTGCGTCCGCGCGACCTGCTCGTGGCCGCGACCGCTCTCGAACACGATCTGGTGGTCCTGCACCACCATCCGGCCTTCGGGGTGATCGCCGGGGTCAGCGAGCTCGACCATCGTCCGGTGGCCGACCTGAACACGCTGGAATGA
- a CDS encoding acyltransferase family protein has protein sequence MTRRPALDGLRAFAVLAVMAFHTSPAAHGGFLGVDVFFVVSGFLITALLLREHERTGRVDLRQFYVRRALRLLPPLLFMLAVTLPVVLTIMHGDMRINPVVSLLSVVFYVANWANVFVNVGTGIWTHTWSLSIEEQFYLIWPLVLIWVLARRRRSPAVGLAVVIAVVVVTRWVSAGSGESPLWVYYATTSHCDGLLLGALLAVLLEKRESLVRSPRISEAVAWVGALGLAGLFATSYIEASGTYHWRLPLAALFSAMVVHHLATCAQGPMVRLLSLKPFVVVGTVSYGLYLYHFPVFMTVQSRGYSHLVQHVLEITLSVALTVFSWFLVERPALRLKDRLPKITAPVVLPAPAGGVGEQPV, from the coding sequence ATGACGCGTCGCCCCGCGCTCGACGGCCTCCGGGCTTTCGCCGTCCTGGCCGTGATGGCTTTCCACACCTCACCGGCGGCCCACGGCGGTTTTCTCGGCGTGGACGTCTTCTTCGTGGTCAGCGGTTTCCTCATCACCGCGCTGCTGTTGCGGGAGCACGAGCGCACCGGCCGCGTCGACCTGCGGCAGTTCTACGTGCGCCGGGCCCTGCGGCTGCTGCCGCCGCTGCTGTTCATGCTGGCGGTCACGCTGCCCGTGGTGCTCACGATCATGCACGGTGACATGCGCATCAATCCGGTGGTGTCGCTGCTGAGTGTGGTCTTCTACGTGGCGAACTGGGCCAACGTCTTCGTGAACGTGGGCACCGGGATCTGGACGCACACCTGGTCGCTGTCGATCGAGGAGCAGTTCTACCTGATCTGGCCGCTGGTGCTGATCTGGGTGCTGGCCCGGCGCCGGCGGTCCCCGGCGGTGGGCCTGGCCGTTGTGATCGCGGTGGTCGTGGTGACCCGGTGGGTGAGCGCCGGTTCGGGTGAGAGCCCGCTGTGGGTCTACTACGCCACCACCTCGCACTGCGACGGTCTGCTGCTCGGCGCCCTGCTGGCCGTGCTGCTCGAGAAGCGCGAGAGCCTGGTGCGCAGCCCGCGGATCTCCGAGGCGGTGGCCTGGGTGGGAGCCCTGGGCCTGGCCGGGCTGTTCGCCACCTCGTACATCGAGGCCTCCGGCACCTATCACTGGCGCCTGCCGCTGGCTGCGCTGTTCAGCGCGATGGTCGTGCACCACCTGGCCACCTGCGCGCAGGGCCCGATGGTTCGGCTGCTGTCGCTGAAGCCGTTCGTGGTGGTGGGCACCGTCTCGTACGGCCTGTACCTGTACCACTTCCCGGTCTTCATGACCGTGCAGAGCCGGGGCTACTCGCACCTGGTGCAGCACGTCCTCGAGATCACCCTGAGCGTGGCGCTGACCGTCTTCTCCTGGTTCCTGGTGGAGCGGCCCGCACTGCGCCTGAAAGACCGGTTGCCGAAGATCACCGCCCCGGTGGTGCTGCCTGCGCCAGCCGGGGGAGTGGGGGAGCAGCCCGTCTGA
- a CDS encoding HelD family protein — protein MTSMGGDGVGEAAGGTQNATDREVSLEQDYVDVLYGRLDDIRSRAEKTLDDLRRTSSSNTPAGRAERDAFDALHTERVAQLGAVEDRLVFGRLDMSGGERRYVGRIGLSDEGQQQMLVDWRAPAAAAFYQATAASPGGVARRRHLATRGRTVTGIDDELLDASGLDADDLTTVTGDGALMTALTEHRTGKMRDIVATLQSEQDQIVRAPLTGVLVVQGGPGTGKTAVALHRAAYLLYTHRERIAKSGVLVVGPSPVFLRYIERVLPSLGETGVVLSTPGQIFPGVEARATEPGEVAVLKGDVRMARVIREAVRQRQLLLPKPVPISIDGEQIVLRPAAVAEARSRARQTGRPHNEARTTFVKHLLDDLAGQLARSRRLENDAENRLDLAAELRDSVDVRREINLRWMPLSAEAFLDKLFSTPARLRAATEHKLSRAESRLLLREAGSPWTQADVPLLDEVAELIGADVTASAAAAREKARVAAERAEAVRYAQGVLQMSGEASAMMTADMLADRFEGPNGSLTVAERARDDRTWTYGHIVVDEAQEVSPMMWRTLGRRVPSRSMTVVGDLAQTSSAAGATTWAGALDTIAKDRWRVAELTVNYRTPAKIMRPAAAMLTAQGISVRLPESAREGDFEPAVTQVPNKPENVIQAVLEAVTNDDKALGGGQFAVILSRAGAVGEVSERIRKELLTYPSLAERVSVLSVDDVKGLEYDAVTVVDPVGIIAASPRGASDLYVALTRPTQRLTVIHHGELPPGLKMHER, from the coding sequence ATGACCAGCATGGGAGGCGACGGCGTGGGCGAGGCCGCCGGTGGAACGCAGAACGCCACCGATCGTGAGGTGTCACTGGAGCAGGACTACGTGGACGTGCTCTACGGGCGCCTCGACGACATCCGCTCCCGGGCCGAGAAGACCCTCGACGACCTGCGCCGCACGTCATCGTCGAACACCCCGGCCGGCCGGGCCGAGAGAGACGCCTTCGACGCGCTGCACACCGAACGGGTGGCCCAGCTCGGCGCGGTCGAAGACCGGCTGGTGTTCGGGCGGCTCGACATGTCCGGCGGCGAGCGGCGTTACGTGGGCCGCATCGGCCTGTCCGACGAGGGCCAGCAGCAGATGCTGGTCGACTGGCGGGCTCCCGCCGCGGCCGCGTTCTACCAGGCCACGGCCGCTTCCCCGGGTGGCGTGGCGCGACGGCGTCACCTGGCCACCCGGGGCCGCACGGTCACCGGCATCGACGACGAGCTGCTCGACGCCTCCGGTCTCGACGCCGACGACCTCACCACCGTCACCGGTGACGGCGCCCTGATGACGGCCCTGACCGAGCACCGCACCGGCAAGATGCGCGACATCGTGGCCACGCTGCAGTCCGAGCAGGACCAGATCGTGCGCGCCCCGCTCACCGGTGTGCTGGTCGTGCAGGGCGGGCCGGGCACCGGCAAGACCGCGGTGGCCCTGCACCGCGCCGCCTACCTGCTCTACACCCACCGCGAGCGCATCGCGAAGAGCGGCGTGCTGGTGGTCGGGCCCTCGCCGGTCTTCCTGCGCTACATCGAGCGGGTGCTGCCGTCGCTCGGTGAGACCGGTGTGGTGCTGTCCACGCCGGGCCAGATCTTCCCCGGCGTCGAGGCCCGAGCCACCGAGCCGGGCGAGGTGGCCGTGCTCAAGGGCGACGTCCGGATGGCCCGGGTGATCCGGGAGGCGGTGCGCCAGCGTCAGCTGCTGCTGCCCAAGCCGGTGCCGATCAGCATCGACGGCGAGCAGATCGTGCTGCGCCCAGCTGCGGTGGCCGAGGCGCGCTCGCGGGCCCGGCAGACCGGCCGGCCGCACAACGAGGCCCGCACGACCTTCGTCAAGCACCTCCTCGACGACCTGGCCGGGCAGCTGGCCCGGTCGCGGCGCCTGGAGAACGACGCCGAGAACCGTCTCGACCTGGCCGCCGAGCTGCGCGACAGCGTCGACGTGCGCCGCGAGATCAACCTGCGCTGGATGCCGCTGTCGGCCGAGGCCTTCCTCGACAAGCTGTTCTCCACCCCGGCCCGGCTGCGCGCGGCCACCGAGCACAAGCTGTCCCGGGCCGAGTCGCGGCTGCTGCTGCGTGAGGCCGGCAGCCCGTGGACCCAGGCCGACGTGCCGCTGCTCGACGAGGTGGCCGAGCTGATCGGCGCCGACGTGACGGCCAGCGCGGCCGCCGCCCGGGAGAAGGCGCGGGTCGCGGCCGAGCGCGCCGAGGCCGTTCGCTACGCCCAGGGTGTGCTGCAGATGTCCGGCGAGGCGTCGGCCATGATGACGGCCGACATGCTGGCCGACCGGTTCGAGGGGCCGAACGGCAGCCTGACCGTGGCCGAGCGCGCCCGCGACGACCGCACCTGGACCTACGGGCACATCGTGGTCGACGAGGCCCAGGAGGTCTCGCCGATGATGTGGCGCACGCTGGGCCGGCGGGTGCCGTCGCGCTCGATGACGGTGGTCGGTGACCTGGCCCAGACCAGCTCCGCGGCCGGGGCCACCACCTGGGCCGGGGCGCTCGACACGATCGCGAAAGACCGCTGGCGGGTGGCCGAGCTGACCGTCAACTACCGCACCCCGGCCAAGATCATGCGCCCGGCCGCGGCGATGCTGACGGCCCAGGGCATCAGCGTGCGGCTGCCCGAGTCGGCCCGGGAGGGCGACTTCGAACCGGCTGTCACCCAGGTGCCGAACAAGCCCGAGAACGTGATCCAGGCCGTGCTCGAGGCCGTCACGAACGACGACAAGGCCCTCGGCGGTGGGCAGTTCGCGGTGATCCTGTCGCGGGCCGGAGCCGTCGGTGAGGTCTCCGAGCGCATCCGCAAAGAGCTCCTGACCTACCCGTCCCTCGCGGAGCGGGTGTCGGTGCTCAGCGTCGACGACGTGAAGGGCCTGGAGTACGACGCGGTCACCGTGGTCGACCCGGTCGGCATCATCGCGGCATCCCCGCGCGGGGCCAGTGACCTGTACGTCGCCCTGACCCGGCCCACGCAGCGGCTCACCGTCATCCACCACGGCGAGCTGCCCCCGGGCCTGAAGATGCACGAACGGTGA
- a CDS encoding response regulator translates to MRVVIAEDLALLRDGLVRLFEAHDFEVVAAVDNATSLLHELDAQGADIAVLDVRLPPSFTNEGLMAAVEIRRRRPSFPVLVLSQYVEQLYAKELLASGQGAIGYLLKDRITDVRAFVEAVQQVAGGGTVLDPQVVSSILTRAQREAPMERLTEREREVLALMAQGRSNAAIAARLYVSEKAVGKHTNSIFTKLDLPLAADDNRRVLAVLAYLHSD, encoded by the coding sequence GTGCGCGTCGTGATCGCCGAGGATCTGGCCCTGCTGCGGGACGGGCTGGTGCGACTGTTCGAGGCGCACGACTTCGAGGTCGTGGCCGCCGTCGACAACGCCACGTCACTGCTGCACGAGCTCGACGCGCAGGGTGCGGACATCGCCGTGCTCGACGTGCGACTGCCGCCCAGCTTCACCAACGAGGGGCTCATGGCGGCGGTCGAGATCCGGCGCCGGCGGCCGTCGTTCCCGGTGCTCGTGCTCAGCCAGTACGTGGAGCAGCTCTACGCCAAGGAGCTCCTGGCGTCCGGGCAGGGGGCGATCGGCTACCTGCTGAAAGACCGCATCACCGACGTCCGTGCGTTCGTCGAGGCGGTGCAGCAGGTGGCGGGCGGGGGCACCGTGCTCGACCCGCAGGTGGTCTCAAGCATCCTCACCCGGGCGCAGCGCGAGGCCCCGATGGAGCGCCTGACCGAACGCGAGCGCGAGGTGCTGGCGCTGATGGCCCAGGGCCGGTCGAACGCGGCGATCGCGGCCCGGCTCTACGTCTCCGAGAAGGCCGTGGGCAAGCACACCAACAGCATCTTCACCAAGCTCGACCTGCCGCTGGCGGCCGACGACAACCGCCGGGTGCTGGCGGTTCTGGCCTACCTGCACTCGGACTAG
- a CDS encoding patatin-like phospholipase family protein → MGRTAFVFGGGGMLGASEVGMLRAVMEAGHRPDLVLGTSVGAINGAVLAAEPTLDCVGELVTTWESLGGRELFSGPLQRLRVAASTGTHLHSIEPLRALIERRLGPVDIEDLAVPFQCCAASIERAAETWFTRGPVASAVAASCAVPGMFGPVQINGEHYLDGGLVNSLPVGRAVELGATEIFVLHVGRIEQPLRVPTRPWEVATVAFEIARRHRFAADMAAVPEGVTVRVMPAGAVVSPSANLRYRNTQRVRMRIEEAYEASCAYLRSLPGEGQA, encoded by the coding sequence ATGGGCAGGACCGCATTCGTGTTCGGCGGCGGGGGCATGCTGGGGGCCAGCGAGGTGGGCATGCTCCGCGCCGTGATGGAGGCCGGGCACCGGCCCGACCTCGTCCTCGGCACCAGCGTCGGCGCGATCAACGGCGCCGTGCTGGCCGCCGAGCCGACCCTCGACTGCGTCGGCGAACTGGTCACCACCTGGGAGTCGCTGGGCGGGCGGGAACTGTTCTCCGGCCCGCTCCAGCGGCTGCGGGTGGCCGCCAGCACCGGCACCCACCTGCACTCCATCGAGCCGCTGCGGGCACTGATCGAGCGCCGGCTCGGCCCGGTCGACATCGAAGACCTGGCCGTGCCCTTCCAGTGCTGCGCGGCCAGCATCGAGCGCGCCGCCGAGACCTGGTTCACCCGGGGGCCGGTGGCCTCCGCGGTGGCGGCGTCCTGCGCGGTGCCGGGCATGTTCGGCCCGGTCCAGATCAACGGCGAGCACTATCTCGACGGGGGCCTGGTCAACAGCCTTCCGGTGGGCCGGGCCGTCGAGCTCGGCGCCACCGAGATCTTCGTGCTCCACGTGGGCCGCATCGAGCAGCCGCTGAGAGTTCCGACCCGGCCCTGGGAGGTCGCGACCGTGGCGTTCGAGATCGCCCGGCGGCACCGGTTCGCCGCCGACATGGCCGCCGTGCCCGAAGGGGTCACGGTGCGTGTGATGCCGGCCGGTGCGGTGGTGAGCCCGAGTGCCAACCTGCGCTACCGCAACACCCAGCGGGTCCGCATGCGCATCGAGGAGGCGTACGAGGCCTCGTGCGCCTACCTGCGGTCGCTACCGGGCGAGGGGCAGGCCTGA
- a CDS encoding ABC transporter permease yields the protein MRTLAVASLRTRIPAFTAHFLSVFCGAVLIGAFATLVSAAGGDIPDADSQRLITMGAVMGGWGTLIVLFSVASTLTLVIGQRTHESALLRSVGATGQQIRRLVLIEASLVTVTAVLLALVPAGLVGDRILALMRDVGMLSAGVTGHGQLPALLAGSAVIVVVGYLAGRLATRRSPGTSPRRVGRLRVAAGILLVLAGIQASVVTVTVMADDPDPLAPMSTAGPGGVLACLGLAVLSPVLLRLATAGFGWVLRPFGVAGHLARHDLRARAHVLGAALAPITVFAGISTGTVYLVAIENRASAGLVATREAEDVELLNYVVVGMIALFAAIMVVNTLAAAIADRRREFGQQRLAGATRRQIRQTMTLEALFLAVTGIVIGTAGALATVPAFSWARLDRVWPGVGPGYFLAVAALALLVTLGATSVLTRRALRGSALEAVA from the coding sequence ATGCGGACTCTCGCCGTCGCGTCCCTCCGCACCCGGATCCCGGCCTTCACCGCCCACTTCCTCTCGGTCTTCTGCGGCGCCGTGCTGATCGGCGCGTTCGCCACCCTGGTGAGCGCCGCCGGCGGCGACATCCCGGACGCCGACTCCCAGCGGCTGATCACGATGGGTGCCGTGATGGGCGGGTGGGGCACCCTGATCGTGCTGTTCAGTGTGGCGTCCACGCTCACCTTGGTCATCGGCCAGAGGACGCACGAGAGCGCGCTTCTGCGGTCGGTCGGCGCCACCGGGCAGCAGATCCGGCGGCTGGTGCTGATCGAGGCCTCGCTGGTCACGGTCACCGCCGTGCTGCTGGCCCTCGTCCCGGCCGGACTGGTCGGCGACCGCATCCTGGCGCTGATGCGTGACGTCGGCATGCTCTCCGCCGGCGTCACCGGGCACGGGCAGCTTCCCGCGCTGCTGGCCGGGTCGGCCGTGATCGTGGTGGTCGGCTACCTGGCCGGGCGTCTGGCCACCCGCCGTTCGCCGGGAACGAGCCCTCGCAGGGTCGGCCGTCTGCGCGTCGCGGCCGGAATCCTGCTGGTGCTGGCCGGGATCCAGGCGTCGGTGGTCACGGTGACGGTGATGGCCGACGACCCCGACCCGCTGGCCCCGATGAGCACGGCCGGACCGGGCGGGGTGCTCGCCTGCCTCGGCCTGGCGGTGCTCTCACCGGTGCTGCTGCGGCTGGCCACGGCCGGTTTCGGCTGGGTGCTGCGGCCTTTCGGGGTGGCCGGTCACCTGGCCCGGCACGACCTGCGGGCCCGGGCGCACGTGCTCGGTGCGGCTCTGGCCCCGATCACCGTGTTCGCCGGGATCAGCACCGGCACGGTCTATCTGGTGGCGATCGAGAACCGGGCGAGCGCCGGGCTGGTGGCCACCCGGGAGGCCGAGGACGTCGAGCTGCTCAACTACGTGGTGGTCGGGATGATCGCGCTGTTCGCCGCGATCATGGTGGTGAACACGCTGGCCGCGGCGATCGCCGACCGGCGGCGCGAGTTCGGCCAGCAGCGGCTGGCCGGGGCCACCCGGCGGCAGATCCGGCAGACCATGACGCTGGAGGCCCTGTTCCTGGCGGTGACCGGCATCGTGATCGGCACCGCGGGGGCGCTGGCGACGGTCCCGGCCTTCAGCTGGGCCCGGCTCGACCGGGTGTGGCCCGGCGTGGGCCCCGGGTATTTCCTGGCGGTCGCCGCTCTGGCTCTGCTGGTGACGCTGGGAGCGACCTCGGTGCTCACCCGGCGGGCGCTGCGTGGTTCGGCCCTGGAAGCCGTGGCGTGA